In Myxococcus stipitatus, the following are encoded in one genomic region:
- a CDS encoding UvrB/UvrC motif-containing protein has protein sequence MHSRVASLLAHVREHAENRPGIYRMLGPSGEVLYVGKSVRVRTRLLSYFRAEPGDKAADIIARAHEVDWEHTPSEFAALLRELRLIKLHRPLYNVEHKRDRNHCFLHLTQEAVPRLHVVTRVTGASGDYYGPFHGSHTVSEVARAVNDLLELRDCAADTPMRLADQGLLFPHAQEPLCMRGKVSRCLAPCAGGCTRAEYHAHVAQARAFLEGHSDTPLALLHERMALAARRLQFEYAAELRDRAERLQGLRQWMVSLGQTLKRLTFVYTVPGHAGDDRVYILRRGSVRDELPAPRTLRERKALAARAREIFERPEPETLGLRAHEAQEVMLIARWFHLHPEQFEHAEATPHTSA, from the coding sequence ATGCACTCCCGCGTCGCATCACTCCTGGCCCACGTCCGCGAGCATGCGGAGAACCGCCCCGGCATCTACCGGATGCTCGGGCCCTCCGGTGAGGTGCTCTACGTCGGCAAGTCCGTGCGGGTCCGCACCCGGCTGCTCTCGTACTTCCGCGCCGAGCCGGGCGACAAGGCCGCGGACATCATCGCCCGTGCACATGAGGTCGACTGGGAGCACACGCCCAGCGAGTTCGCCGCGCTGCTGCGCGAGCTGCGCCTCATCAAGCTCCACCGCCCCCTCTACAACGTCGAGCACAAGCGCGACCGCAACCACTGCTTCCTGCACCTCACACAGGAGGCCGTCCCCCGCCTTCACGTGGTGACACGTGTCACCGGCGCGAGCGGCGACTACTACGGCCCCTTCCACGGTTCGCACACCGTCTCCGAAGTGGCGCGCGCGGTGAATGACCTGCTGGAGCTGCGCGACTGCGCGGCGGACACCCCCATGCGGCTGGCGGACCAGGGACTCCTCTTCCCCCACGCGCAAGAGCCGCTCTGCATGCGGGGCAAGGTCTCGCGTTGCCTCGCGCCCTGCGCCGGAGGTTGCACTCGCGCCGAGTACCATGCCCATGTGGCCCAGGCCCGAGCCTTCCTCGAAGGCCACTCCGACACACCGCTCGCGCTGCTGCATGAGCGCATGGCGCTCGCGGCCCGGCGCCTCCAGTTCGAGTACGCCGCGGAGTTGAGGGACCGCGCCGAGCGGCTCCAGGGCCTGCGGCAGTGGATGGTCTCCCTGGGCCAGACGCTGAAGCGGCTGACGTTCGTGTACACCGTCCCCGGCCACGCGGGTGACGACCGCGTGTACATCCTGCGCCGGGGCAGCGTGCGGGATGAACTTCCCGCGCCGCGCACCCTCCGCGAGCGCAAGGCCCTGGCGGCGCGGGCCCGGGAAATCTTCGAGCGCCCGGAGCCCGAAACGTTGGGCCTGCGCGCCCACGAAGCGCAGGAGGTGATGCTCATCGCCCGCTGGTTCCACCTCCACCCG
- a CDS encoding VOC family protein codes for MNSAFVKLLVSDLARSQAFYEALGFERTQAEPPFVRLQWAGTVDVYLVSPPAARQLEGRRGVGVLVGIRLEGSPNGLDELLLRAQAQGAEVEGPTVQPWYTRELIVTDPDGYRLNFIEPA; via the coding sequence GTGAACTCCGCCTTCGTCAAGCTGCTCGTCTCCGACCTCGCGCGCTCACAGGCGTTCTACGAAGCGCTGGGCTTCGAGCGCACGCAGGCCGAGCCCCCGTTCGTCCGCCTCCAGTGGGCGGGCACGGTGGACGTCTACCTCGTCTCGCCTCCGGCGGCGCGGCAGTTGGAGGGGCGGCGGGGCGTGGGCGTTCTCGTGGGCATCCGCCTGGAGGGCTCACCCAACGGCCTGGACGAGCTGCTGCTGCGCGCGCAGGCCCAGGGCGCCGAAGTAGAAGGCCCCACCGTGCAGCCCTGGTACACCCGGGAGCTCATCGTCACGGACCCGGACGGCTACCGGCTCAACTTCATCGAGCCCGCGTAG
- the gstA gene encoding glutathione transferase GstA: MKLYYTPGACSLSPHIILRETGLKFDVERVDLRSKKTETGVDFNTVNPKGYVPTLVLDNGAMLTEGPAIAQYIADQAPQSKLAPANGTFERYQLQEMLNFIATELHKAFSPLFNPAFPDEGKRIFRDRIALRLKTFDTLLAKNAYVMGEQFTIADAYLFTVLNWTRPMQIDLEPYPAVKAYHARIAARPHVQAAMAAEGLTK, from the coding sequence ATGAAGCTCTACTACACGCCTGGAGCCTGCTCCCTGTCGCCGCACATCATCCTGCGCGAGACGGGTCTGAAGTTCGACGTGGAGCGCGTCGACCTGCGCTCCAAGAAGACGGAGACCGGCGTGGACTTCAACACGGTCAACCCCAAGGGCTACGTGCCCACCCTCGTGCTGGACAACGGCGCGATGCTGACGGAAGGCCCCGCCATCGCGCAGTACATCGCGGACCAGGCGCCGCAGAGCAAGCTGGCCCCGGCCAACGGCACGTTCGAGCGCTACCAGCTCCAGGAGATGCTCAACTTCATCGCCACCGAGTTGCACAAGGCCTTCAGCCCCCTGTTCAATCCGGCGTTCCCGGACGAGGGCAAGCGCATCTTCCGCGACCGCATCGCGCTGCGACTCAAGACGTTCGACACGCTGCTCGCGAAGAACGCGTACGTGATGGGTGAGCAGTTCACCATCGCGGATGCCTACCTCTTCACGGTGCTCAACTGGACCCGTCCGATGCAGATCGACCTGGAGCCGTACCCCGCGGTGAAGGCCTACCACGCGCGCATCGCCGCGCGGCCGCACGTGCAGGCGGCGATGGCGGCCGAAGGGCTGACGAAGTGA